The sequence GATGGTGATCTTGATGATTATCAACAATGGTTAGTTGATCAAAATCGTCAAGAAACACAGGCAAATAAAAGCCAACAAGATAACAACAATATCACGACGACTGCCAATTTAAGTGCTCAGGATAAAAAAGAGCAAAAACGCAAAGAAGCTGAATTTAGACAACAAACCCAGCCTTTACGCAAGAAACTTACCACATTAGAAAGCAAGATGGATAAATTAAGCCAAGAGCTTAGTGATATCGAAAGCGTTCTTTCTGATAGTGGTATTTATGATACAAGCCGTAAAAATGAGCTTTCTGATTGCTTAAGCCGACAAGGTGTTACGAAATCCGCCCTAGAAGAAGTGGAAATGGAGTGGATGGAATTACAAGAAACATTAGAAAAAATGACAAACGCATTTGAAGCCCAGTAATACAATGTCATTTCTTAAAAAAGGAACTATTTTTAAGTAAAATAGTTCCTTGCTTTTTTTCCTTCAATTCATTCTTAATATTTATACAATTCATTTCACTTACCGTATTGATATCATTTTACAATAGCATGATTTACACAAAACATAATCTCTCCCTACCTAGCAATAACCCAATAAAAATAACAATCTAACGTTTATTTTCTACCTATTTATATTAAGTAAGGGAAATAAATTCTTTCACGCTAAAGTTTTTAACATTTCAGCCGAATTAATCATTCTGCTAAGTGGACCTCCCACTTACCAACGAAAAGGCAAAGCTAATAGGTAGGGTTATGTTAAAACGAATTAAAATCTCTCAAGGTTTAATGTGTGTCCTGACTCTGTTTTGTATTATTCAGATTATTTCTGGAGTACAAAGCATTCACGATGCCTACCAAACTCAAAACACTCTTAAAAAAATTTCATACAGTTTCGATCAACTACGCACGATGGATAATACCTATGCGGAGTTGAATACATTACGTACTGATATTATTGCACAAGCATTTAGTTATATATCAAATCCTCAAGCTGAGGATACAAACATCACTACATTTATGCAGACCATGCCTGCCCGTAAAGCGCAAGTTGATGCATTGATGAATGAGTATGTTGAACTATCCGCGCAAACAGGTTTCGATCAGCAACGTATGGCTCAGATCAAACAGCTTTATCAAAAGAGCCGAGCTGATCTTGATTTACTGGCACAGTATTTAAGTGAACGTAACACTAACGCGATTCGTTTAATTTTAAAAAGTCCGGCAAACACTAACTTCACGAATTCATTGTATGAAGCTACCGACTTTATTACGGATGAAGTTGTTAACCCTTCAGTGATTGAAGCAGAAGATAACTACCATAGCATGTTGTGGATAGCATCACTCTTTATGGGTATCTTCCTCCTCTTTACCACCCTGGTTCTTATTTGGATCCGCAAATACATTATTGTACGCATTAACCAAATGATCACCTATCAAGACGCCATTGCTAAAGGTGATTTAGTCAGTCGCATTGATAGCGATGTATCAGGTAAGACTGAAATCGATCAGCTTATGCTCGGCTTACAGCAAATGCGTGCGCAATTAAAAGAGATGGTAAGCTCTATTCGGAATACGAGTGCAACTATTTACACTGGCGTACAAGAAATTGCAGCGGGTAATAATGACTTATCAAGCCGAACTGAAGAGCAAGCGAGCGCATTAGAAGAAACGGCATCCAGCATGGAGCAGATGACCGCAACTATTCGTAATAACACGGAAAGCGCCCGTGAAGTGACAGAGCTGGTTATGAGTACTGCTGATATTGCCGTTCAAGGTGGTGAGCATAGTAATAAGATGGTAATGACAATGACCGATATTGCCGATCGCTCACAAAAGATTGGTGAAATCACCGCGGTTATTGATGACATTGCTTTCCAAACCAATATATTAGCGCTTAATGCTGCCGTTGAAGCCGCCAGAGCTGGCGAACAAGGTCGTGGTTTCTCAGTGGTAGCCAGTGAAGTTCGTAATTTAGCACAGCGTAGCGCAGAAGCGGCAAAAGAGATCAAAGAGCTTATTGAATCGACAATATTACGTGTTAAACAAGGTAATGATCTCGTCGAACAAGTTAGTTTATCAATGGGTGAGATTGTGACATCTGTGAATCATGTTTCAGGTTCGATGAAAGAAATTTTATCTGCATCGGAAGAGCAAACGCGAGGAATTGCACAAATTAGCCTTGCTGTTAACGAGATGGATAAAGCAACTCAACAAAATGCGGCGATGGTTGAACAATCAACAGCGGCTTCTGCCACATTAAGTGAACAAGCAAGTATGTTGGATACTATTGTGAATACATTTAAAGTTGAAGATGAAAAAACCGCCCCCGTTCAAACTAAATTACCTGTATTTTCAGCTAAATCACAAGACACTGAAACAATAAAAACACCAACAATCAAAACTAATCATCATGAAACAGACGACAATTGGGAAAGTTTCTAACGATATCTCTCACACAACGTCCTGTGAAAGCTTGGTGTAGAAAATAGCCCAAAACAATATAATAAAACCTCTACCTACACGACTCCCAGTCATTTTTCTGGGAGTATTTCTTTTCCTTCACACATAAACACAAAAAAAGATCGTTTTTTATACGAAATAATAATATTTTTTAAGAAATATTAAGAACATTTATGAAAGCAATAACTTTATTTTACTTATCATAAGATAAAAAGATAAATAAAAATAAAATACTGCTTATTATCGCTTTAATATCCGACAAAACATTATTAATATTTATATTTTAATAATTAACACTAAAAATAAGTAAGGCAATATACTTATAGTGCTTTCTGTTAATCATTAGAGAATTTTAGCCATTAGCTGACAATTAAAGCTAAAAAAAGAAATATAAGTCATCTTTACTATTAAATAGAGTAGAAAAAGTAAAGTTTTTGAATATTAAGCCGAATAAGTTTAATTGATAAATAGTTATCGCTCCTTGCTGTGTGTCCTACAAACCAATTAAATAGGTAAGGCTATGCTGAAACGAATAAAAATATCTAATGGCTTAATGTTTATCTTAATACTGTTTTGCGCCATTCAACTTTTCTCTGGAGCAATGAGTATCCGTGATGCGAGTTTAACAAATAAGCGGATCTCACAATTAGCGAATGGCTTTGAACAGATAAAAACGATGGATTATGGTTATGCTGAGTTAAATAAATTACGTGAAGATATGCTAAATATTATGTTTGATGCTCATCTCACACCTGATATTGCAGAAAATAAAATCTCTGATTTCCTTTCCTCTTATCCAAAAAGAAAACAAGAAGTTATACGTATTATTACCGCATACTTCACGGCGACCGAAGAAGCCAATTTTGATCCTGAAAAAATAGGGAACATGAAAAAGCGCTTTAATCGTGTGCTTTACGATCTTGACCAACTTGTATCATGTCTAGAGATCCGCGATTACTACGGTTTTCAATCTCTTTATGCTCATAATACCAATGAACGATTCACTCAATCCCTTTATGAAGCCACCGATTATCTCAGTGATAATGTTGTTACTCACGCAATAAAAGCAGCTCAAGGTAATTATGAACGTACCCTGGCATTAGCTTTTATCTTTATGTTTATTTTTATTCTTTTCACTGTCCTTGTTGTACTTTGGATACGTCGAAATATTGTTTTACGTATAAATCAAGTTGTCGATTATATGTCGGAGATTTCACAAGGAAACTTAGTAGAAAATAAAGATGTCACAGTAAAAGGAAATAATGAAATCGACCAATTAATTACAGGTATTCAATATATGCGTACCGAATTGTCATTAATTGTGAATGCGATCCGCGGAACAAGTCATCATATTTATACCGGTGTTCAAGAATTATCTGCGGGGAATACCGATCTTTCTTGTCGTACTGAAGAGCAAGCGAGTGCATTAGAAGAAACGGCATCAAGTATGGAACAACTCACAGCAACAGTGAGAAATAATACAGAAAGTGCTCGTGAAGTTTCACACCTTATCCGTCAAACTTCCAATATTGCCAGCAAAGGGGGCGATGTCACCAATAGAATGGTGAAAACGATGACTGACATTGCTGATAGCTCACAAAAAATTGGGGAAATTACAGCCGTTATCAATAGCATCGCGTTCCAAACCAATATTTTATCATTAAATGCTGCGGTTGAAGCCGCCAGAGCTGGTGAGCAAGGTCGAGGCTTCTCAGTGGTTGCCACTGAAGTAAGAGAATTAGCACAGCGCAGTGCTGAGGCGGCAAAGGAAATTAAAGAACTTATTGATGCCTCTATTAGCCGAGTGCGTCATGGTAATGAACTTGTTGAACAAGTGAGTATTTCTATGGGCGAAATACTGACATCCGTAAAACATGTAGAAGATTCAATGACTGAAATTTTATCTGCGTCAGAAGAGCAAACGCGAGGTATAACTCAAGTCTCTCTTGCTGTCACTGAGATGGATAAAGCCACCCAGCAAAATGCGACGATGGTTGAACAATCTTCCGCTGTTGCCAGCCTATTGACTGAAGAAGCCGGTAATCTTGAACAAATCGTTGAGCAATTTAAAACGGTCGAAAGTGATCAGCTCAATAAAAAAGTACAACACAGCGTAATAGAAAAACAGTTCTCATCTGAAAAATCACTATATACAAAAGATGAAAAGATAAAAAATACCGTCAAAGATGAAGTGAAAGAGGGAAAATCGACAAAAGGCGCAGCAACGGTAAATGATGGTGAAGATGATGATTGGACTAGCTTTTAACTCATTGATTTGATCATGATAAGAACATGATTTAGATAAACACAAAGACACCTATTTTTAGTAGGTGTCTTTTCCTTTTACTTCTTAAATAATGACAAATTAATTAAATACATTGATTGCACTCACTAAGTAGTTAGTTTGTACTTTCATTTCACCTGAAATCATTGAGGCCTTAGAAACATAATTCGCATTTTCATGCGTAATCGATTCCAATTTTTCAACAGCGCGACCAAGCTCTTTTAAACCCGCACTCTGTTCTGATGATGCAAGACTGATTTCACCAATTAAATCGGTCACGTTTTTAACATGCACCACAATATCTTCCATTGTTCCAACGGTTTCATTGACTTGCTTTGAACCGACTTTGATATTACTACTTGAAGCACTGATCAAGGCTTTAATCTCTTTCGCCGCTTCTGCGCTGCGCTGCGCTAATTCTCTTACTTCAGTGGCAACCACTGAGAAGCCTCGACCTTGTTCGCCTGCTCTGGCAGCCTCTACGGATGCATTAAGTGCAAGGATATTAGTTTGGAAAGCAATACTATCAATAACACCAATGATACTACTAATGCGATCAGAGCTTTTCGCAATATCATTCATCGTATTAACGATATTATCCATTGCACTACCTCCTTTTATCGCTGCTTCACACGTGATATTCGAAAGATTGTTTGCCTGCCCTGCCGTTTCACTATTACTGCTGACTGCTGTCGTTAACTCATTCATCGTTGAAGCAGTTGCTTCAACATTGCTAGCAGTTTGCTCTGTTCTCACATACAGATCGCGATTACCTGCGGCTAATTGATCACAAGAAATATCCACTTGATGAATTTGATGACTTACATCACTGACTAACCAACGGAACATACGTCCTAATTGATTAACTGAACGCTGTGTCATACCTATTTCATCAATACGATTTATATATGTAACGTTATGCTCATCGCCAGTTGCAACACGATTTGCTTGCTCATTAAGTAGTCTGATTGGCTTAACAATCTGAAAATAGAGAATACGTTCATTTGCCATCAGTAATACCAACAAAATCGCGATATGCATAAAAAGGGCATAACCCGATAAACCCACAAGCCATGCACTTAACAACATAAAAGGTAAAGGTAAAAGGATAAAAAGACGGAGTCGTTTTTTTAATGAAATAGTTTGATTCCATGATCGCCAACGCTGCCATCCTTTATAAACAAAAGCACCTTTTAAAAACGTGTGTGAAGGATACTTACCTTGATTAAATGCGGTATAAAGTACTGAAGCTTGTGCGACTTCCTCTTTTTTTGCGGCGGTCCTCACCGACATAAAACTTTGAATTTTTCCCTGACGTATAATAGGGGTGATATTCGCTCTGACCCAATAGTGATCCCCATTTTTACGCCGATTCTTCACAATCCCAGTCCAAACTTCTCCTTGCTTTAACGTTCTCCACATATCCTTAAAGACTTCTGAAGGTATATCTGGATGTCGGACAATATTATGGGGTTGCCCCACAAGCTCTTCCAATGAAAACCCACTGGCTTCGACAAAATCCTCGTTGGCATAAATAATATTGCCATTAAGATCTGTCGTCGACATCAGTGTTGCGTTTTCAGATACCGGGAATTCTCGCTGTGTCACCGGTTGATTGTTACGCATTAGTTACTCTCCTCGACATTGAAATTAAATCATCTCAATAAAAAAAAGACTGCCTAAATAACTA comes from Proteus vulgaris and encodes:
- a CDS encoding methyl-accepting chemotaxis protein, translating into MLKRIKISNGLMFILILFCAIQLFSGAMSIRDASLTNKRISQLANGFEQIKTMDYGYAELNKLREDMLNIMFDAHLTPDIAENKISDFLSSYPKRKQEVIRIITAYFTATEEANFDPEKIGNMKKRFNRVLYDLDQLVSCLEIRDYYGFQSLYAHNTNERFTQSLYEATDYLSDNVVTHAIKAAQGNYERTLALAFIFMFIFILFTVLVVLWIRRNIVLRINQVVDYMSEISQGNLVENKDVTVKGNNEIDQLITGIQYMRTELSLIVNAIRGTSHHIYTGVQELSAGNTDLSCRTEEQASALEETASSMEQLTATVRNNTESAREVSHLIRQTSNIASKGGDVTNRMVKTMTDIADSSQKIGEITAVINSIAFQTNILSLNAAVEAARAGEQGRGFSVVATEVRELAQRSAEAAKEIKELIDASISRVRHGNELVEQVSISMGEILTSVKHVEDSMTEILSASEEQTRGITQVSLAVTEMDKATQQNATMVEQSSAVASLLTEEAGNLEQIVEQFKTVESDQLNKKVQHSVIEKQFSSEKSLYTKDEKIKNTVKDEVKEGKSTKGAATVNDGEDDDWTSF
- a CDS encoding methyl-accepting chemotaxis protein, whose amino-acid sequence is MRNNQPVTQREFPVSENATLMSTTDLNGNIIYANEDFVEASGFSLEELVGQPHNIVRHPDIPSEVFKDMWRTLKQGEVWTGIVKNRRKNGDHYWVRANITPIIRQGKIQSFMSVRTAAKKEEVAQASVLYTAFNQGKYPSHTFLKGAFVYKGWQRWRSWNQTISLKKRLRLFILLPLPFMLLSAWLVGLSGYALFMHIAILLVLLMANERILYFQIVKPIRLLNEQANRVATGDEHNVTYINRIDEIGMTQRSVNQLGRMFRWLVSDVSHQIHQVDISCDQLAAGNRDLYVRTEQTASNVEATASTMNELTTAVSSNSETAGQANNLSNITCEAAIKGGSAMDNIVNTMNDIAKSSDRISSIIGVIDSIAFQTNILALNASVEAARAGEQGRGFSVVATEVRELAQRSAEAAKEIKALISASSSNIKVGSKQVNETVGTMEDIVVHVKNVTDLIGEISLASSEQSAGLKELGRAVEKLESITHENANYVSKASMISGEMKVQTNYLVSAINVFN
- a CDS encoding methyl-accepting chemotaxis protein, with protein sequence MLKRIKISQGLMCVLTLFCIIQIISGVQSIHDAYQTQNTLKKISYSFDQLRTMDNTYAELNTLRTDIIAQAFSYISNPQAEDTNITTFMQTMPARKAQVDALMNEYVELSAQTGFDQQRMAQIKQLYQKSRADLDLLAQYLSERNTNAIRLILKSPANTNFTNSLYEATDFITDEVVNPSVIEAEDNYHSMLWIASLFMGIFLLFTTLVLIWIRKYIIVRINQMITYQDAIAKGDLVSRIDSDVSGKTEIDQLMLGLQQMRAQLKEMVSSIRNTSATIYTGVQEIAAGNNDLSSRTEEQASALEETASSMEQMTATIRNNTESAREVTELVMSTADIAVQGGEHSNKMVMTMTDIADRSQKIGEITAVIDDIAFQTNILALNAAVEAARAGEQGRGFSVVASEVRNLAQRSAEAAKEIKELIESTILRVKQGNDLVEQVSLSMGEIVTSVNHVSGSMKEILSASEEQTRGIAQISLAVNEMDKATQQNAAMVEQSTAASATLSEQASMLDTIVNTFKVEDEKTAPVQTKLPVFSAKSQDTETIKTPTIKTNHHETDDNWESF